One part of the Bacteroidota bacterium genome encodes these proteins:
- a CDS encoding Cof-type HAD-IIB family hydrolase, translating to MNLSNIKLVLLDLDGTLLRSDGSIGEKSLKYSKLLKEKGILVTFASGRMSTALEGYAKEMSLEGIMICSDGAVIMEYPSGRVLRKICLKDSKVKKGIELSEKHLVKMVMCTDSEVLYTEHNEATLQLIDRFGARFRCVDDYRNISDEVIELVYVGENRHSFQEIKKHFSFPYSFGLKLTYSKSQSHYQYYLEVKKDDVSKASALTYLNKKLGISIKDTIVIGDWYNDVALFKTKALKVSLTNAVPEIKYLSDLKLEFSNDEDGVGELLERIYKQK from the coding sequence ATGAATTTAAGCAATATAAAACTCGTTTTACTTGACCTGGACGGCACCTTACTCAGAAGTGACGGTTCAATCGGTGAAAAGAGTCTAAAATATTCGAAACTGTTAAAAGAAAAAGGGATTCTGGTCACCTTCGCCAGCGGAAGAATGAGTACGGCTCTTGAAGGTTATGCAAAAGAAATGAGCCTCGAAGGTATTATGATCTGTTCAGATGGTGCTGTCATCATGGAATATCCATCAGGCAGGGTTCTCAGAAAGATTTGTCTCAAAGATTCGAAAGTGAAAAAGGGGATTGAGCTTTCTGAGAAGCATCTTGTGAAAATGGTTATGTGCACCGATTCCGAAGTCCTTTACACGGAACATAATGAAGCGACACTTCAACTGATTGACAGATTTGGTGCCCGTTTCAGGTGCGTCGATGACTACAGAAACATCTCTGACGAAGTAATCGAACTCGTTTATGTCGGCGAAAACCGTCATTCTTTCCAGGAGATTAAAAAGCATTTCTCTTTCCCGTATTCCTTTGGTTTAAAATTGACTTATTCAAAAAGCCAGTCTCACTACCAGTATTATCTCGAAGTTAAAAAAGATGATGTTTCCAAGGCTTCTGCTCTAACATATCTTAATAAAAAACTTGGTATCTCGATAAAAGACACAATTGTTATCGGCGACTGGTATAACGATGTTGCGCTTTTCAAAACCAAAGCTCTTAAAGTTTCACTGACCAATGCAGTTCCGGAAATAAAATATCTTTCAGACCTGAAACTGGAATTCAGTAACGATGAAGACGGTGTTGGAGAACTTCTCGAAAGAATTTACAAACAGAAATAA